A single window of Rubripirellula lacrimiformis DNA harbors:
- the rpsU gene encoding 30S ribosomal protein S21, giving the protein MVKLVVRDRETIQEAVRRFRKLVERSGIKKEMRRREYYEKPSETNRRARLRAERRARRTRLLSR; this is encoded by the coding sequence ATGGTTAAGTTAGTAGTTCGGGACAGGGAAACGATTCAAGAAGCTGTCCGCCGATTTCGGAAATTGGTCGAGCGTAGCGGCATCAAGAAAGAGATGCGCCGCCGCGAATACTACGAAAAGCCAAGCGAAACCAACCGTCGTGCCCGCCTGCGTGCCGAGCGCCGAGCTCGCCGCACCCGCCTGTTGAGCCGCTAG
- a CDS encoding tyrosine-type recombinase/integrase, with translation MGKIVLATIRNEPSGRKSVLVKCCDGKRRTIRLGLVSDKVAAESSDRVQELADRRGDGEGISKRTAAWLGELDDVIRSRLERADLVAPRPGSEPVAKAATVQSWTDSYIKNRKIKKKSTQQVIEKVQRNLVDYFTPDRRLDSITAYDVETWRNWLKAEGNRRDTKKKRTELAESTVRRRTGIAKQIFSAAVRKNLIETNPVTESGLPCTTGTNTARQFRVPREWIYKILDAAPDAEWRAIIALCRFAGLRCPSEVLRLKWEDLNWSEMRMTIHSIKTEHHADGGIRVCPIFPELVPYLRDVQELAPTGSEYVIRRYRRNNSNLRTSFVRIIKRAGLAPWPKLFQNLRASCENDLIDAGHHPKAVSNWIGHSIQVASQSYWQVGEEAFTKAQSVGLGVDEKAAHESGTADDCTGLHSTESGTLETQKTPELIGSGVFAMGDEGLEPPTFSV, from the coding sequence ATGGGGAAGATAGTTTTGGCGACAATTCGAAACGAGCCGAGTGGCCGTAAGTCAGTTCTTGTTAAATGCTGCGATGGAAAGCGTAGGACAATTCGCTTAGGGCTGGTCAGCGACAAGGTTGCTGCCGAGTCTTCCGATCGGGTTCAGGAGCTTGCCGACCGTCGTGGGGATGGCGAAGGCATCAGTAAACGCACCGCCGCATGGCTGGGCGAACTGGATGATGTGATTCGTAGCCGATTGGAGCGGGCCGATCTGGTCGCCCCACGCCCAGGCAGTGAGCCCGTCGCCAAAGCGGCCACGGTGCAAAGCTGGACCGATTCATACATCAAGAATCGCAAGATCAAGAAGAAGTCAACGCAGCAAGTCATCGAGAAGGTGCAACGCAATCTCGTAGACTACTTCACCCCTGACCGCCGACTCGACTCGATCACAGCGTACGACGTGGAAACGTGGCGAAACTGGCTCAAAGCTGAGGGCAACCGCCGCGACACGAAGAAGAAACGCACCGAACTGGCAGAAAGCACTGTCCGTCGGCGTACCGGGATCGCAAAGCAGATCTTTTCGGCGGCAGTGCGAAAGAACCTGATCGAGACGAACCCCGTCACCGAATCCGGCTTACCGTGCACCACGGGCACGAACACAGCCCGCCAATTCCGCGTGCCGCGTGAATGGATCTACAAAATCCTAGACGCCGCACCGGATGCCGAATGGCGAGCGATCATCGCACTGTGCCGTTTCGCGGGGCTCCGGTGCCCTTCGGAAGTGCTTCGATTGAAGTGGGAGGATCTGAATTGGTCGGAAATGCGAATGACGATCCACTCCATCAAGACGGAGCACCACGCCGACGGTGGGATTCGAGTCTGTCCGATCTTCCCAGAACTGGTCCCATATCTCCGTGACGTCCAGGAACTGGCACCGACCGGATCTGAGTACGTCATCAGGCGATATCGACGGAACAACTCGAATCTTCGCACGTCATTCGTGCGGATCATCAAGCGAGCCGGTCTTGCACCGTGGCCGAAACTGTTTCAAAACCTGCGGGCATCTTGCGAAAATGATCTGATCGACGCTGGGCACCATCCCAAAGCGGTATCCAACTGGATCGGTCACTCGATTCAAGTAGCCTCGCAAAGCTACTGGCAGGTCGGCGAAGAGGCTTTCACGAAAGCCCAATCCGTCGGACTGGGTGTCGATGAAAAAGCGGCACACGAAAGCGGCACAGCAGACGACTGCACCGGGCTGCATAGCACTGAAAGCGGCACACTAGAAACGCAAAAAACCCCTGAACTTATTGGTTCAGGGGTCTTTGCGATGGGCGATGAGGGACTCGAACCCCCGACATTCTCGGTGTAA